The Streptomyces phaeolivaceus genome has a window encoding:
- a CDS encoding DUF2797 domain-containing protein, with protein sequence MARVWRCTGLRWSADGPLLGWVGGRRSPLPRGKVVAFGVASEGLRTCVGARRNPCPLRAEVSGRSTGARCEECARLDRAHSVAADTIADDPRPYHVYLAWFGPGMVKVGITAVERGSARLLEQGAVSFGWLGRGPLMAARRAEETLRAALGVPDRIPYAEKRAVRAGLPAVEERCGELAELHGRAQGLAGWPESLEPLPFQAVDHFGVFGLDGLPAADGVVGELVAGGAVGGEILAVAGPDLHLATGQGVVVLDTRLMTGWELTAPVGEAAETAEGAEGTERTYGVLTLPVRELKRAKRSKNSKNSKGLAGLGDGSVQDGLF encoded by the coding sequence ATGGCACGCGTGTGGAGATGTACGGGTCTGCGGTGGAGCGCGGACGGGCCGCTGCTCGGCTGGGTGGGCGGGCGCCGGAGCCCGTTGCCACGGGGGAAGGTGGTGGCTTTCGGGGTCGCGAGCGAGGGGCTGAGGACCTGTGTCGGGGCTCGGCGGAATCCCTGTCCGCTGAGGGCGGAGGTGTCGGGACGGAGCACCGGGGCCCGGTGTGAGGAGTGTGCGCGGCTCGACCGGGCGCATTCCGTGGCCGCCGACACGATCGCCGACGATCCGCGGCCGTATCACGTGTACCTCGCGTGGTTCGGGCCCGGAATGGTGAAGGTCGGGATCACCGCGGTCGAGCGGGGGTCGGCGCGGCTGTTGGAACAGGGCGCGGTCTCGTTCGGGTGGCTCGGGCGGGGGCCGCTGATGGCCGCGCGGCGGGCGGAGGAAACGCTGCGGGCGGCGCTCGGGGTGCCGGACCGGATTCCGTACGCCGAGAAGCGGGCCGTACGGGCGGGCCTGCCGGCCGTCGAGGAGCGCTGCGGAGAGCTGGCGGAGCTGCACGGGCGGGCCCAGGGGCTCGCGGGGTGGCCGGAGTCGTTGGAGCCGCTCCCCTTCCAAGCCGTCGATCATTTCGGGGTGTTCGGGCTCGACGGGTTGCCGGCCGCGGACGGTGTGGTGGGTGAGCTGGTCGCGGGTGGGGCCGTGGGCGGAGAGATCCTCGCCGTCGCCGGGCCCGATCTTCATCTCGCCACCGGGCAGGGGGTCGTGGTTCTCGATACGCGGCTCATGACGGGGTGGGAGCTGACCGCCCCCGTCGGTGAGGCGGCGGAGACGGCGGAGGGGGCTGAGGGGACTGAGCGCACGTACGGCGTTCTCACCCTTCCCGTAAGGGAGTTGAAGAGGGCCAAGAGGTCGAAGAACTCGAAGAACTCGAAGGGCTTGGCTGGCCTGGGGGACGGGAGCGTGCAGGACGGGCTGTTCTGA
- a CDS encoding helix-turn-helix domain-containing protein codes for MTTPNSTLRAVRMGLLMSQDDLARALRDAGVRAGQPNNASKRLVQRWEAGTTAAPQPLYARALESVTGLPIETLGFAMPVLARVSDDGRGGHDLEGSHVGVAEAGGAPVAQPAPGRGNYSGVWLSTYEYVSSGRENQVFIGKHYVVLLQHGSRLTGRSLPNASLNPNSPLTLDLEVDGAAVTGTWTEQTAADGYYRGARYFGALQLLAEPTGRRMAGKWVGFGKEFDVNTGPWELRLMDASTSKATLEAYNRPPE; via the coding sequence ATGACGACACCGAACAGCACCCTTCGGGCGGTCCGCATGGGGCTGCTCATGAGTCAGGACGACCTCGCCCGTGCGCTGCGCGATGCCGGGGTGCGCGCGGGGCAGCCCAACAACGCCTCCAAGCGCCTTGTGCAGCGCTGGGAGGCAGGCACCACGGCGGCGCCCCAGCCGCTCTACGCGCGCGCCCTCGAGTCGGTCACAGGCCTGCCCATCGAGACGCTCGGCTTTGCCATGCCCGTGCTCGCGCGCGTCTCCGACGACGGCCGGGGCGGTCACGACCTCGAGGGCTCGCACGTCGGCGTCGCGGAGGCCGGCGGCGCGCCCGTGGCGCAGCCTGCCCCGGGGCGCGGGAACTACTCGGGCGTCTGGCTGAGCACGTACGAGTACGTGTCCAGCGGGCGCGAGAACCAGGTGTTCATCGGCAAGCACTACGTGGTGCTCCTGCAGCACGGGTCCCGGCTCACCGGCCGGAGCCTGCCGAATGCCTCGCTGAACCCGAACAGCCCGCTGACGCTGGACCTCGAGGTGGACGGCGCCGCCGTAACGGGCACCTGGACCGAGCAGACGGCGGCTGACGGCTACTACCGGGGCGCACGGTACTTCGGCGCCCTGCAGCTGCTCGCGGAGCCCACGGGGCGGCGCATGGCCGGTAAGTGGGTCGGCTTCGGCAAGGAGTTCGACGTCAACACCGGCCCGTGGGAACTGCGGCTCATGGACGCGTCAACGAGCAAGGCGACGCTTGAGGCGTACAACCGGCCCCCGGAGTGA
- a CDS encoding phage terminase small subunit, giving the protein MPKARNPAKPYSRAHRGPARAAAVVDLPADGCTLPVPDLPPGRDWTDAERIRWEELWQSPQATQWDDAARGTVAVLVVYESAILRGEASAWMAQEARYAGEALGLTPRAMAALGWRIVEEAEPEPAQHVAGW; this is encoded by the coding sequence ATGCCCAAGGCCCGTAACCCAGCGAAGCCCTACAGTCGAGCCCATCGAGGGCCGGCCCGCGCGGCGGCCGTCGTCGACCTTCCCGCCGACGGGTGCACGCTGCCCGTGCCCGATCTCCCGCCGGGCCGGGACTGGACGGACGCCGAACGCATCCGGTGGGAGGAACTGTGGCAGTCCCCGCAGGCGACGCAGTGGGACGACGCCGCGCGCGGCACGGTCGCCGTCCTGGTCGTCTACGAGTCCGCCATCCTCAGGGGTGAGGCGTCCGCGTGGATGGCGCAGGAAGCCCGGTACGCGGGCGAGGCGCTCGGCCTCACACCGCGCGCGATGGCCGCGCTCGGGTGGCGCATCGTTGAGGAAGCCGAGCCGGAGCCCGCGCAGCACGTGGCAGGGTGGTGA
- a CDS encoding AAA family ATPase, with protein sequence MTTDPTVHGLANGLPELPAPRRIKLTPAAAIEPEPVIWAWEPEPGAGRVPAGALTLAAGREGTGKSSFGIWLAARLSRGQLPGTFHGRPRNVFYAAVEDSWSRTLVPRLIAADADLERVYRVDVETTRFEDGRLITGETMICLPADIEPLALAIDEYDVAALIVDPLMSTLGSRVDAHRSQDVRQALEPLVRMAERTKALTLGIAHFNKGSSTDASQLITGSGAFKDLARAVLAFARDGETDEQVMTQTKNSLGRLDLPSLAYRIEGYDVPTRKGMANVGRLTFTGVSQRTVEDTLAAPVDREEVSERDEAAEWLRGYLTDAGGEAAAGDVLKAAERDGFAKRTVQRARHRVGVKSQRAGFGKEWVWALTVTTEPVDAT encoded by the coding sequence GTGACCACTGACCCAACCGTCCACGGCCTGGCGAACGGACTGCCCGAACTGCCCGCCCCGCGCCGTATCAAGCTCACCCCGGCCGCGGCGATCGAGCCTGAGCCGGTCATCTGGGCATGGGAGCCGGAGCCCGGCGCCGGGCGCGTCCCTGCCGGCGCACTCACCCTCGCCGCAGGGCGCGAGGGCACCGGCAAGTCGTCGTTCGGCATCTGGCTTGCCGCCCGTCTCTCCCGGGGGCAACTTCCCGGCACCTTCCACGGCCGCCCCCGGAACGTCTTCTACGCGGCCGTCGAGGACTCGTGGTCGCGCACCCTCGTACCGCGCCTGATCGCAGCAGACGCCGACCTCGAGCGCGTCTACCGCGTCGACGTCGAGACGACCCGCTTCGAGGACGGACGGTTGATCACCGGAGAGACGATGATCTGCCTGCCCGCCGACATCGAACCGCTCGCCCTCGCCATCGATGAGTACGACGTCGCCGCGCTCATCGTCGACCCGCTCATGTCGACGCTCGGCAGCCGCGTCGACGCCCACCGGTCCCAGGACGTGCGCCAGGCCCTCGAGCCCCTCGTACGGATGGCGGAGCGGACCAAGGCCCTCACGCTCGGGATCGCCCACTTCAACAAGGGCAGCAGCACCGACGCTTCGCAGCTCATCACCGGCTCCGGCGCCTTCAAGGATCTCGCCCGCGCGGTCCTGGCGTTCGCACGCGACGGCGAGACGGACGAGCAGGTGATGACGCAGACGAAGAACAGTCTCGGCCGTCTCGACCTGCCGTCCCTCGCGTACCGGATCGAGGGCTACGACGTGCCCACCCGCAAGGGCATGGCCAACGTCGGCCGCCTCACCTTCACCGGGGTCTCCCAGCGCACCGTAGAGGACACCCTCGCCGCGCCCGTCGACCGCGAAGAGGTCAGCGAGCGGGACGAGGCCGCCGAGTGGCTACGCGGCTACCTCACCGACGCCGGCGGCGAGGCAGCAGCGGGCGACGTCCTCAAGGCAGCGGAGCGAGACGGCTTCGCCAAGCGCACAGTCCAGCGAGCGCGCCACAGGGTGGGCGTGAAGTCCCAGAGAGCCGGATTCGGCAAGGAATGGGTCTGGGCACTCACCGTGACCACCGAACCCGTAGATGCCACGTAG
- a CDS encoding DUF2742 domain-containing protein translates to MTSLLKAVEDLPPAYGSLAWLRLTPGDPRKVAAIITAAEQHRRHADEEARLDRLAEEDPEAYRREIYADANAYAASLARDVARRPTAEEIRRRAVLGPARDVLATAGWPPVAIPGRPSWYRHLVDGRQVDLPTNAPQDGPARDH, encoded by the coding sequence GTGACCAGCTTGCTCAAGGCCGTCGAGGACCTCCCCCCGGCGTACGGCTCGCTCGCGTGGCTACGGCTGACACCCGGGGACCCGCGGAAAGTCGCAGCGATCATCACGGCCGCCGAGCAGCACCGGCGGCACGCCGACGAGGAGGCCCGGTTGGACAGGCTCGCCGAGGAGGACCCCGAGGCGTACCGCCGCGAGATCTATGCCGACGCCAACGCGTACGCGGCGAGCCTCGCGCGGGACGTCGCCCGGCGGCCGACCGCCGAGGAGATCCGCCGCCGCGCCGTACTCGGTCCCGCGCGTGACGTGCTGGCGACCGCCGGATGGCCGCCGGTCGCCATTCCCGGCCGCCCCAGCTGGTACCGGCACCTCGTCGACGGCCGCCAGGTCGACCTTCCCACCAACGCACCGCAGGACGGACCCGCCCGTGACCACTGA
- a CDS encoding helix-turn-helix domain-containing protein yields MEHSQRPTLADVEQWPATVRVPQAALALGCSRSELYEQIKRGKAPVRTLEFGRRRVVITADLVRLLSGEGQPAA; encoded by the coding sequence ATGGAGCACTCGCAGAGGCCCACGCTCGCGGATGTTGAGCAGTGGCCGGCCACGGTGCGCGTGCCTCAGGCAGCACTCGCTCTTGGCTGCAGCCGGTCGGAGTTGTACGAGCAGATCAAGCGCGGCAAGGCGCCTGTGCGCACGCTCGAGTTCGGCCGCCGCCGCGTCGTGATCACGGCCGACCTGGTGCGACTGCTGTCGGGGGAAGGGCAGCCGGCGGCATGA
- a CDS encoding helix-turn-helix domain-containing protein: MPEQKRAPQISDPTSLTVAANIRRHRERQGFSTYELSRRLNDLGRPMTPAAVGRLERCERRVDVGDLMALAVALDVPPVTLLLPASLRGDVEITGAGAVNARRVLRWSQGREPLRYPDEADDEESRARFLAMWLMASTPGGRGFDMTTEEGQRALIQALKEGAWGTEVSGGDSGG; this comes from the coding sequence ATGCCCGAGCAGAAGCGCGCACCCCAGATCAGCGACCCGACCAGCCTCACCGTGGCCGCCAACATCCGTCGGCACCGTGAGCGGCAGGGGTTCTCTACCTACGAGCTGTCCCGGCGCCTGAATGACCTAGGTCGCCCCATGACGCCTGCAGCTGTAGGACGGCTCGAGCGTTGTGAACGTCGCGTGGACGTCGGAGATCTGATGGCCCTGGCCGTCGCCCTCGACGTGCCGCCGGTGACCCTTCTTCTGCCTGCCAGCCTTCGCGGTGACGTAGAGATCACCGGTGCCGGGGCCGTAAATGCTCGGCGGGTCTTGAGGTGGAGCCAGGGCAGGGAGCCGCTGCGCTACCCGGACGAGGCGGACGACGAGGAGTCGCGTGCGCGCTTCCTCGCCATGTGGCTCATGGCGTCTACGCCGGGCGGGCGGGGCTTCGACATGACGACCGAGGAAGGGCAGCGCGCCCTGATTCAGGCGTTGAAGGAGGGTGCGTGGGGCACCGAAGTGAGCGGGGGCGATAGTGGCGGCTGA
- a CDS encoding tyrosine-type recombinase/integrase, producing the protein MAADPIKKVTLASGKVRYRFVVDVGRHPETGERQQVTRTFDTKTEAKDEYARIRHERAAGTLVVPAKTTVAQLIDMWLREATVDVEAATKRSYEDAMRYVRTRLGEKRVQELATADVQDLVEWMLTSARRIGGKPGTGLSVRTVDLTLGRLRAALNMAVRDRLVVRNVAEYAKVPRQARKDDRARRRARRPWTEDEVKVFLAHCAGGRLYAVMLLSLIGLRPAEVCGLRWVDVDLDAGTLSVEWTRTLVAGVVIEKDTKSTAGERGLPLPAPVLAALKVFRRRQTAERLAGGEGYDASGRVVVDELGAAVKTDWLRRQAYKLMEEAEVRRVRLYDARHACLSWMANNGVPDTVVSAWAGHADLGFTKRTYVHPDPQSLKAGSDRLADLLG; encoded by the coding sequence GTGGCGGCTGACCCGATCAAGAAGGTCACGCTGGCGAGCGGCAAGGTGCGGTACCGGTTCGTGGTCGACGTCGGCCGGCACCCGGAGACGGGCGAGCGGCAGCAGGTGACGCGCACCTTCGACACGAAGACGGAAGCGAAGGACGAGTACGCGCGGATCCGTCACGAGCGGGCGGCAGGGACGCTGGTGGTGCCGGCGAAGACGACCGTTGCTCAGCTCATCGACATGTGGCTGCGCGAGGCCACCGTGGACGTGGAAGCGGCAACGAAGCGGTCGTACGAGGACGCGATGCGGTACGTACGGACACGGCTCGGCGAGAAGCGCGTCCAGGAGCTGGCGACCGCGGACGTTCAGGACCTGGTCGAGTGGATGCTCACCAGCGCGCGGCGGATCGGCGGCAAGCCGGGTACGGGCCTGTCAGTGCGCACGGTTGATCTGACGTTGGGCCGTCTGCGGGCCGCGCTGAACATGGCGGTCCGTGACCGCCTGGTGGTGCGGAACGTGGCGGAGTACGCGAAGGTGCCGCGCCAGGCCCGGAAGGACGACCGGGCGCGGCGGCGGGCGCGGCGGCCGTGGACCGAGGACGAGGTGAAGGTGTTCCTGGCGCACTGCGCCGGGGGGCGTCTGTACGCGGTGATGCTGCTCTCGCTGATCGGCTTGAGACCGGCGGAGGTGTGCGGACTGCGGTGGGTCGACGTCGACCTTGACGCGGGCACGCTGTCGGTGGAGTGGACGCGCACGCTCGTCGCCGGCGTCGTCATCGAGAAGGACACCAAGTCGACCGCCGGGGAACGCGGCCTCCCCCTCCCGGCTCCGGTCCTCGCCGCACTGAAGGTGTTCCGCCGGCGGCAGACTGCCGAACGGCTCGCCGGGGGCGAGGGTTACGACGCCTCCGGGCGGGTCGTCGTCGACGAGCTCGGCGCGGCCGTGAAAACGGACTGGCTCAGGCGCCAGGCGTACAAGCTGATGGAAGAGGCCGAGGTGCGGCGGGTCCGACTGTACGACGCGCGGCACGCCTGCCTGTCGTGGATGGCGAACAACGGCGTCCCCGACACGGTAGTGAGCGCGTGGGCCGGACACGCCGACCTCGGCTTCACGAAGCGCACGTACGTGCACCCCGACCCGCAGTCGCTGAAGGCGGGTTCGGACCGGCTCGCCGATCTGCTCGGCTGA
- a CDS encoding SSI family serine proteinase inhibitor: MLQIPSAPRPHRPSALPDRPTALSRLLLGAAASLAAATAGTLTPVAPEAYAAETLSPVSLPMPDSGPGDRLSVTVRGMGGGADGTFELRCHPEGGSHPAVREACGRLDRRTTWGTDPFAPVRPGTMCTMQYGGPATAHVTGTWAGRPVDARFDRGNGCEIARWDALVPVLPNPHA; encoded by the coding sequence ATGCTGCAGATCCCTTCCGCCCCGCGCCCGCATCGCCCCTCGGCGCTCCCCGACCGTCCCACCGCCCTGAGCCGGCTGCTCCTCGGCGCCGCCGCCTCCCTCGCCGCGGCCACCGCCGGCACGCTCACTCCGGTGGCGCCGGAGGCGTACGCCGCCGAAACGCTGTCGCCGGTCTCGCTGCCGATGCCCGACTCCGGCCCCGGCGACCGGCTGTCCGTCACGGTGCGCGGAATGGGGGGCGGGGCGGACGGGACCTTCGAGCTGCGCTGCCATCCCGAGGGCGGCAGCCACCCGGCCGTGCGGGAGGCGTGCGGTCGGCTCGACCGGCGCACCACGTGGGGGACCGACCCGTTCGCGCCGGTCCGGCCCGGCACCATGTGCACGATGCAGTACGGCGGCCCGGCCACCGCGCATGTCACCGGGACCTGGGCCGGACGCCCCGTCGACGCCCGCTTCGACCGCGGCAACGGCTGCGAGATCGCCCGCTGGGACGCGCTGGTGCCCGTACTGCCGAACCCCCACGCGTAG